In the Ictalurus punctatus breed USDA103 chromosome 7, Coco_2.0, whole genome shotgun sequence genome, one interval contains:
- the nitr2 gene encoding novel immune-type receptor 2 isoform X1 has protein sequence MCLCVCVCMYVCVCVCVCFFSPDLVKTQTDFRSNDSLVFAKEGDSVNISCIYESDMAMHFSWYKYNLGQKPKLISNFYKYDKKATFHHEFKNNARFSMVNEKSKTNLEIKGLQLSDSATYFCGSAHSNIVEFGEGTELVVQASQHSLSVLQQPVHELAHPGGSVTLHCTVITDRCAGEHSVYWFRHNSGESHPGVIYTHGDSNGRCKKNPKAGSLTRMCVYSLPKTNLSTSDVGTYHCAVAACGQILFGNGTKLDMKITGLVCFENLQTLVLFSIVRSVVLLCCVILIMIYFCCSKKAKCSVRRTTKGKKNLAQLEK, from the exons atgtgtctgtgtgtctgtgtgtgtatgtatgtgtgtgtgtgtgtgtgtgtgtgttttttctctccagATCTTGTCAAAACGCAAACAGATTTTCGGTCAAACGACAGTCTGGTTTTTGCTAAAGAAGGAGACAGTGTGAACATTAGTTGCATTTATGAAAGCGATATGGCCATGCACTTCTCATGGTACAAATACAACCTTGGTCAGAAGCCTAAACTCATCTCCAATTTCTACAAATATGACAAAAAGGCCACATTCCATCATGAATTCAAGAATAATGCTCGTTTTAGCATGGTGAATGAGAAAAGCAAAACTAATCTAGAAATTAAAGGGTTACAGCTCTCGGACTCGGCCACATATTTCTGTGGAAGTGCTCATTCCAACATAGTGGAGTTTGGGGAAGGAACCGAGCTGGTAGTACAAG ctTCACAGCATAGTCTTTCTGTGCTCCAGCAGCCTGTGCATGAGCTGGCTCATCCTGGAGGCTCTGTGACTCTGCATTGTACAGTCATCACTGATCGCTGTGCAGGAGAACACAGTGTGTACTGGTTCAGACATAACTCAGGAGAATCTCATCCAGGAGTAATTTACACTCACGGAGACAGCAATGGTCGGTGTAAGAAGAACCCTAAAGCTGGCTCTCTTACACggatgtgtgtgtacagtctgCCCAAGACAAACCTCAGTACATCTGATGTTGGAACTTATCACTGTGCTGTAGCTGCATGTGGACAGATACTGTTTGGGAATGGAACTAAGCTGGATATGAAGATTACAG GTCTGGTTTGCTTTGAAAACCTTCAAACCTTGGTGCTTTTTTCGATCGTAAGAAGTGTTGTtcttttgtgttgtgttattcTAATTATGATATACTTTTGTTGTAGCAAAAAAGCAAAGTGTTCTGTTAGAAGGACTaccaagggaaaaaaaaatcttgctcAATTAGAAAAATAG
- the nitr2 gene encoding novel immune-type receptor 2 precursor, whose amino-acid sequence MLTAGFILLLCPLHLVKTQTDFRSNDSLVFAKEGDSVNISCIYESDMAMHFSWYKYNLGQKPKLISNFYKYDKKATFHHEFKNNARFSMVNEKSKTNLEIKGLQLSDSATYFCGSAHSNIVEFGEGTELVVQASQHSLSVLQQPVHELAHPGGSVTLHCTVITDRCAGEHSVYWFRHNSGESHPGVIYTHGDSNGRCKKNPKAGSLTRMCVYSLPKTNLSTSDVGTYHCAVAACGQILFGNGTKLDMKITGLVCFENLQTLVLFSIVRSVVLLCCVILIMIYFCCSKKAKCSVRRTTKGKKNLAQLEK is encoded by the exons atgctgactgCTGGATTCATTTTACTCCTTTGTCCACTTC ATCTTGTCAAAACGCAAACAGATTTTCGGTCAAACGACAGTCTGGTTTTTGCTAAAGAAGGAGACAGTGTGAACATTAGTTGCATTTATGAAAGCGATATGGCCATGCACTTCTCATGGTACAAATACAACCTTGGTCAGAAGCCTAAACTCATCTCCAATTTCTACAAATATGACAAAAAGGCCACATTCCATCATGAATTCAAGAATAATGCTCGTTTTAGCATGGTGAATGAGAAAAGCAAAACTAATCTAGAAATTAAAGGGTTACAGCTCTCGGACTCGGCCACATATTTCTGTGGAAGTGCTCATTCCAACATAGTGGAGTTTGGGGAAGGAACCGAGCTGGTAGTACAAG ctTCACAGCATAGTCTTTCTGTGCTCCAGCAGCCTGTGCATGAGCTGGCTCATCCTGGAGGCTCTGTGACTCTGCATTGTACAGTCATCACTGATCGCTGTGCAGGAGAACACAGTGTGTACTGGTTCAGACATAACTCAGGAGAATCTCATCCAGGAGTAATTTACACTCACGGAGACAGCAATGGTCGGTGTAAGAAGAACCCTAAAGCTGGCTCTCTTACACggatgtgtgtgtacagtctgCCCAAGACAAACCTCAGTACATCTGATGTTGGAACTTATCACTGTGCTGTAGCTGCATGTGGACAGATACTGTTTGGGAATGGAACTAAGCTGGATATGAAGATTACAG GTCTGGTTTGCTTTGAAAACCTTCAAACCTTGGTGCTTTTTTCGATCGTAAGAAGTGTTGTtcttttgtgttgtgttattcTAATTATGATATACTTTTGTTGTAGCAAAAAAGCAAAGTGTTCTGTTAGAAGGACTaccaagggaaaaaaaaatcttgctcAATTAGAAAAATAG
- the LOC108267189 gene encoding uncharacterized protein LOC108267189 isoform X2 — translation MNMPKLLYLTILVLILCGFVSGFMISQPYSSVRVQPGFSTTFQCHVEAEGHYSFFWIKVPLKTALVYIATVNSLRSDVEMFGQFKNNPRINVILKKNNFTLSFLSMKSTDIATYICGAQGYEQLYFGNGSKLIVEDIAATEPTMPIENEEEINVQLSVFVYAVSILSATNVASIVIIIALIYHLLKKNKSGVTRPDSGTAYR, via the exons ATGAATATGCCTAAATTATTATACCTAACCATTCTGGTCTTGATCCTGT GTGGATTTGTCAGTGGATTTATGATTTCGCAGCCATATTCATCAGTGAGGGTACAGCCAGGATTCTCCACAACTTTTCAGTGCCATGTTGAGGCAGAAGGCCACTATtcatttttttggataaaagttCCTCTTAAAACAGCTTTAGTCTATATAGCTACTGTAAATTCACTCAGGAGTGATGTGGAAATGTTTGgccaatttaaaaataatcccAGAATCAatgttattttgaaaaaaaacaacttcaccTTGTCATTTTTGTCCATGAAATCAACCGATATTGCAACATACATTTGTGGAGCACAAGGCTACGAGCAGTTATATTTTGGAAATGGGAGTAAGCTGATTGTCGAGGATATAGCTG CTACTGAGCCAACAATGCCAAttgaaaatgaagaagaaataaaCG tacaattGTCAGTTTTTGTCTATGCTGTGTCAATACTATCAGCGACTAATGTCGCATCAATAGTCATCATCATTGCTCTCATTTACCACCtattaaaaaagaacaaatcaG GTGTGACAAGACCAGACAGTGGTACag CATACAGATGA
- the LOC108267189 gene encoding uncharacterized protein LOC108267189 isoform X1: MNMPKLLYLTILVLILCGFVSGFMISQPYSSVRVQPGFSTTFQCHVEAEGHYSFFWIKVPLKTALVYIATVNSLRSDVEMFGQFKNNPRINVILKKNNFTLSFLSMKSTDIATYICGAQGYEQLYFGNGSKLIVEDIAATEPTMPIENEEEINVQLSVFVYAVSILSATNVASIVIIIALIYHLLKKNKSGVTRPDSGTGECHTDDVSYAALTFSHNQINTIQTRSSVDTVVIYGDVQH; this comes from the exons ATGAATATGCCTAAATTATTATACCTAACCATTCTGGTCTTGATCCTGT GTGGATTTGTCAGTGGATTTATGATTTCGCAGCCATATTCATCAGTGAGGGTACAGCCAGGATTCTCCACAACTTTTCAGTGCCATGTTGAGGCAGAAGGCCACTATtcatttttttggataaaagttCCTCTTAAAACAGCTTTAGTCTATATAGCTACTGTAAATTCACTCAGGAGTGATGTGGAAATGTTTGgccaatttaaaaataatcccAGAATCAatgttattttgaaaaaaaacaacttcaccTTGTCATTTTTGTCCATGAAATCAACCGATATTGCAACATACATTTGTGGAGCACAAGGCTACGAGCAGTTATATTTTGGAAATGGGAGTAAGCTGATTGTCGAGGATATAGCTG CTACTGAGCCAACAATGCCAAttgaaaatgaagaagaaataaaCG tacaattGTCAGTTTTTGTCTATGCTGTGTCAATACTATCAGCGACTAATGTCGCATCAATAGTCATCATCATTGCTCTCATTTACCACCtattaaaaaagaacaaatcaG GTGTGACAAGACCAGACAGTGGTACaggtgaatgt CATACAGATGATGTAAGCTATGCTGCTCTCACATTTAGCCACAACCAGATAAACACCATACAGACAAGAAGCAGCGTGGACACCGTAGTCATATATGGAGATGTGCAGCACTAA